The following is a genomic window from Shewanella avicenniae.
ACAGTGTGTCGTTAACCCGTCAGAGTCTCCATTGAATCTGCATCTTGGCCAAGTGATTTCGCGGGGTGACCGAATGGATTTCACCATACAAAAATCGGTCGAGTTAGGCGTTAATACCATAACACCATTGTTTTCAGAACGTTGCGGCGTCAAACTGGACGGCGAACGATTGGAAAAGAAAATTCAGCAGTGGCAAAAGATAGTGATCAGCGCTTGTGAACAATCGGGTCGTAGCGCGGTGCCTGAAGTGCGCCCGGCGATGAATCTTATCGATTGGTGTCAAGAAGCCACCAGCGCTATCAAGCTCAATCTGCATCCGCGTGCGCAGCATGGCATCAGCGGCTTGAATCTTGCCACAGCGCGAGTACGCTTGCTGATTGGGCCAGAAGGTGGCCTCTCTGATGAAGAGATTGCCATGACCGAGCAACAAGGGTTTACCGACGTATTACTCGGCCCTCGCGTACTCAGAACAGAAACAGCCGCATTAACCGCCATCTCCGTGTTGCAATCTCGATTCGGTGATTTGGGCTAAGTCATTCGCAGTAAGGAAATTAAAATGATTAAACTGGGTATCGTGATGGACCCCATTGCGGGCATCAACATCAAGAAAGACACAAGCTTTGCTATGTTGTTGGCAGCGCAAAGCCGTGGTTATGAGCTGTTCTACATGGAAATGGCCGATCTGGCTATGGTGGAAGGTGAAGCCCGCGCCAACATGCGCAAGTTGACCGTGCGCCAAGACGCGAATGATTGGTTCAGCTTAGAAGAAGCACAAGAGCTGCCGCTGAGCGATCTTGACGTCATACTTATGCGTAAAGACCCACCGTTCGACACCGAATTTATCTACGCAACTTACATGCTTGAGCGCGCAGAAGAAGCTGGCACCTTGATTGTTAACAAGCCACAAAGCCTGCGTGACGCCAATGAAAAACTGTTCACCGCTTGGTTTAACGAATTCACACCAATTACCGTGGTGACTCGTGATGCCAAACGCCTGCGTGCCTTCCACCAAGCGCACGGCGACGTGATCCTCAAACCGTTAGACGGGATGGGTGGCGCATCGATTTTCCGCCTGAAACAAGACGATGCCAACGTTGGCGTCATTATCGAAACGCTGACCAATCACGGTCAACGTTACGCAATGGCGCAAAAATATATTCCTGAAATCGTCGATGGCGACAAACGCATTTTAGTGGTTGATGGCGAACCTATGCCGTACTGCTTAGCCCGTATTCCACAAAAAGGTGAAACCCGTGGCAACTTAGCAGCGGGCGGCAGCGGTCGCGCTCAACCGTTATCAGAAAGCGATTGGAAGATTGCCAATGCCATTGGTCCAGAGCTGAAAAAGCGGGGACTGATCTTTGTTGGACTCGATGTCATCGGTGACAAACTGACCGAAATTAACGTTACCAGCCCAACATGCGTGCGCGAAATTGAAGCCGCCTTCGAAGTGGATATTACCGGTAAATTAATGGATGCCATTGAGCGCCGTCTCAGCGAAAAGACTAAAGGATAAACATGAAACTGACGCGAGTTTGTTTATTAGCGATTGCTTGTTGCTTACCTTTTGCAGCAAGCAGCAATGACGCACCACTTAATCCGACTGCGGCACCTGCTCGCCCTAAGAATGTCGTGATTATGATTGGTGATGGAATGGGCGCGGCTTACACCAGCGCCTATCGCTTTTACAAAGACAATCCTGAAACTGAAGAGATTGAACAGACGGTATTTGATCGTTTGTTAGTGGGGATGGCCTCCACCTACCCTGCAAGCGTCAGTGGTTATGTTACCGACTCGGCAGCCGCAGCGACGGCGTTATCGACCGGGTTCAAAAGTTATAACGGCGCCATCAGC
Proteins encoded in this region:
- the rsmE gene encoding 16S rRNA (uracil(1498)-N(3))-methyltransferase, producing MRVPRIYQGAALGAKTEVTLDADASAHIGRVLRMTEGQAISLFNGDGNDYPATIVAAGKKAITVVVEQCVVNPSESPLNLHLGQVISRGDRMDFTIQKSVELGVNTITPLFSERCGVKLDGERLEKKIQQWQKIVISACEQSGRSAVPEVRPAMNLIDWCQEATSAIKLNLHPRAQHGISGLNLATARVRLLIGPEGGLSDEEIAMTEQQGFTDVLLGPRVLRTETAALTAISVLQSRFGDLG
- the gshB gene encoding glutathione synthase, translated to MIKLGIVMDPIAGINIKKDTSFAMLLAAQSRGYELFYMEMADLAMVEGEARANMRKLTVRQDANDWFSLEEAQELPLSDLDVILMRKDPPFDTEFIYATYMLERAEEAGTLIVNKPQSLRDANEKLFTAWFNEFTPITVVTRDAKRLRAFHQAHGDVILKPLDGMGGASIFRLKQDDANVGVIIETLTNHGQRYAMAQKYIPEIVDGDKRILVVDGEPMPYCLARIPQKGETRGNLAAGGSGRAQPLSESDWKIANAIGPELKKRGLIFVGLDVIGDKLTEINVTSPTCVREIEAAFEVDITGKLMDAIERRLSEKTKG